The Pempheris klunzingeri isolate RE-2024b chromosome 15, fPemKlu1.hap1, whole genome shotgun sequence genome contains the following window.
ATTtcacaatacacaataaaactgatgaagaagaactgaatatatatgaataaatattcagtCAGTTCCAAATTAGCagcagtttgtctttatttcataatattagaatcataatttaacattttctatgaattaatatgtgaatattttaattaaaaacaactgcagacaataacaaatataGATGATAATGAAACTGAACTAGAATAACCACAGAATACTTTTTacaacagtttgatttgatgtggAACTGCACTTTAAATTATACCCAGACagtccacagcagagaaaagattgaaatattatttagaaaaataatgtacataatCATTTAGACACAAAATCTGTGATATAAATATTGTTGGAATGATTTTATTCTACGGCCTAAATCCTCCTGTTGTCAGAATCAAATGTATGAGATCAGTAATCAGTGttgaaagaacatttaaagtttCAGAGCGTTTGTGTGAGTTACTGTTTAAAACCAACTGGAAGCAGAAGTGGGATTATTAGTGTTTTCTTGGTTTCACTGCAGTTTACAGCATGAAGAAAATCtatttgaacacaaacatgagacagaaacaaagatcaGATCCGTCTGCagggaacagactgaagactgaagcgctgggaggaaagaagacgtttaaaagacagaaaagaccaaaaggaaaatgaaacgACATCCAGGCAGCTTTTGTCCCCACCAAGGTTGAAAATCATTTCACTCTGGACAAAAGcctagttttgtcttttcatcccagctgctgaacaacagataacagagtgtgttagtgaatTCACCACCaacctgactgtgtttgtgggaacaggaaggtttttttgtgtttctcagagtttttatctgctgtcagactgaaatcaagaagaagaaacttctgactgaatgagttcagagaaacacacaagtctGAGAAGGAAGAATCATTTAgaagaaacattaacaacactgaGAATAAAGCAGAGATAAATAGTGTCAGTAAGAAATGAATCTAAAACCTCAGACtcagcagaaaaccacagcacagcttcAGCTGAGCGTCACTCAGCAGCAGCGTCCTTATCTGTCCGCcgcaggggctgatgggaggtcTGAGGACCTGTTAGAAACCACGCGGCCCTCGTCTGATCTGGCAGCTCGTCCTCGTTTGGCCTCGGCTGCATCGGAGCGCCACTTCTCCCCAGGTTCCCCAGAGGAAACACCGCCGCACCAGATGCTTTTCCTCccggctgctgctctgtgctggctgtgttCAGGTGAGTGTTTCCGGCCAATCAGGAGCCAGCAAACTCAGGCCTTAGcagacactgtcacactgacctccatctacctgtctgtgtctctacagcgctggttgccatggcagcagagcTGATTCAGGATGATTTAACATTGACCAGTAGAGTCGGAGAAAAGGTCTCCTTCAGCTGTGAAGGAACTGACCAGTGTGATACAAGTTATGTGCTCTGGTACcagaagacagacacaggaacatTCACAAGGATTCTGCATATTGATAAGAATAATGGTGGAGTTGATTCAGGTTACAATCATCCTCAGAAAAATGATTTCTCAGCTGTGAAGAAACAGAAGGGCTGGGAGCTGCAGATCCAGAGAGTTAACGTCTCTCATTCAGCCTCCTACTACTGCAGCTGTGGGAAGGATGTTCCCCACAGTGAGAAATGATCCCTGCAGCCTGAACAAAAACCAGCAGATGAACAGCCGTCAGACTGTTTGTGACAGGAAGATAAAAATTCAGAATCAACACAGTCAGTTAATGAAGttgatcctctggggaccaagaACGTGTGTACAAACTTtgatgtccatccatccatccatccatcctttggtCCAGGTCCGATCCATGTGGACTAAAGCAGGACTGACAGACATCagcacccacagagcagcactgctggtgtgtctaaagagacaaagaaagaagagacagtGGTGTTGATGTGAACATTAGAGAAACATCATGGAGCTGAAATATGACTCTGCTTCATCATTTGGACTCGTTCAGCTCAGctgacacattcagcagcagcaggtttttgtttcaggctgtttcaCTGTGGGAGGATATGTCTACTTGATCTTTGGCTCTGGAACTAAACTGTATGTAACAGGTAAGAATAAaccttcattttccttcagttgTTCTATTGAAGgagttcaaatgtgttttaatcagtttctgCTGCTTCGGGCTTTACATGTTAGTTGTTTGATAATTAGTAGAGAAATCTTGCAGCCGTGCAGCTGTTGTTACATCAAACGGTTCATAATTCCTGAAAATACCTTTAAATCTCACTGCACAACTGGAGTCATTCTTTATGTCTGCAGGAGATCAAACTCATTTATACATTAAGAGTCTGATATCGGCGTAgttacaaatatacagtatttgatcCTCTCAGTAATtcagctccatctctgtttgTTGAAAACAAGAGAATAGACGTCATTATGCCTCATTAACCATGTCACTAACTGCATTTTTACAATaatcaatgaatatttttaatgctgtgctcatataatgtgctgtgtttgtgatatAATATAGGACGACACATAACGgcacacacgcatatatattAGTATCCTAATACAGTtataatatctataaatataaatattatgtgaCGCTCAAATATGATGAATTCTATACTGCTGTAATTTAAACAagacaatattatattatattatattatattatattatattatattatattatattatattatattatattatattatattatattatttacattttaatctagTCTCAGGGATTGATCTCTCTTATATGTCAACACATCCAAACATGTCATTGTAATTGTGTATaacagttaaaaatgttacagaaaagtTATTAGAATAATGTATTGTATGAAtattgattagttttttttaaatatatgtttctaaaaatataatgaGGATCATCAACTGCAAAATGATGTTCAGTTGAAGATGTAATTTGTTCTAATATGTAAATGATCCCCAACatggaaaaagtattttccgCTGTAGGATAAATTGAATCATTATATTGTGTCACATTATACTCAGTATTATCACTTTTATATGAGTGTGTCCTCCGTAAATCAGGACATATCATGTTCATTTTGCTCtattgaaaagtttaaaaaagtgtcatttaaaaagagaaatgattgaTGCACCACTTTGTTCTTGTCCTGATTGGGGTAAAGTCTATGGtggtaaatatataatatgttgTACATGTTGAAGTGATTGACATGACAAATGTATTGAACCTGTCCTTTATTCTAATATTACATTACCATAATATAGGGAAATGATTGTCCATTGTTTAAGGGGAAAATCATAATGACCTTATATCACATTATTAGGAACAATAATTCATTTGCAGTTGTAGTGAATGAAGTTTGTAGATTCAAACAAATCCTGATTTCCTTCTGTCCCCATAGAACATATGAAGACAGTGCATGACAGGTGTGTCACCATGAAGGTGAATCCAGTGTATGCAGTGAACTTTGTGCTGTATTGATGAGTAGTTTAGTGAGCAGAGTCCAGGTAGTTTCCAGGATCACACTGaatgcagtgctgtgctgtgagctgctgttgaccgtgtgaatgtgtgtctgtgctgcttgttgctgctgtcaaacttcaggtgagcaggtggtgaAGCCCGTGGTGAGCCTGTACCCAGTAACATCCAGAGCCCAGCAGGAGGGGAAGagctccctgctgtgtgtggcctcaggcatgtttcctcctctggtccAGTTCTCCTGGAAAAGACAAATGGAGAACTGTCCTCCGGTGGAGCTGGAAGATGCTGAGGGAGAGCAGCTGAAGCTCAGCGAGTCTGGATGCACCGGTAGAATCATAGAGATTGATCGGGAGGCACTGTCCACATTTAAATACCACTGCTCTGTGAAGCACGAGGGGGGAACAGTGGAGAGAATAAGAGAAGGTAATGAAGGCTTGGTGACTGTGTTCAGCACTGATTCAGCTTCATGTGGAGACGTTGTtcaagagagcagagcagcagaggactgacatttctgttttattcttcttctgtttctggtCCTGCaacatcacctccaccatcacctccaccatcaccttcaCCATCACCTCCAACATCACCTCCATCATCACCTCCAGCATCAGCCTCTTTCCAGTCCCAGTGCAGGGTGAAGCTGCTCTTGCTGCTGTCCACAGTGCTGATAGTGAAGAGTCTGgtgtactgctgtggactctGTCTGCTGATGATCTGCAGAAACAAGAGACCGTCCACCAACTGCACAaatgctgactgactgttttctgctcctcttttctcactttaaaatctcatatatacacatatacatactatACACTTAGAATAGtctgtacagtatttacagaattTCCTCTTTGtaactgtacatacatataaaaataataaacacacacacacatatatatgtatatacagttaCACAGAGGAACAATCAGTAAATACTACTGTAATCATATAattactgttttcagttttcagaaaatgaagctAAATCATTAGCTGTCTGGTAGATGTTCCATCATTTATAGTATTTCTGCTTTccttctgcttcttttaaatatattatggAGAGTGTTGAagggttttcaaaataaacatctgtgtttttatgattttcggTTTGGTTTCATAACAAATAATCAGGAATAATTtcattggctgtgtgtgttgagaCTGAGAAGTAACTTGACTCAGTGCCAAGAACAAATGTGCAGGAAGATCTAAATATGAGCACACAGctaaacaaggacaacaaatcCACACAAAGATAAGCTGACACAAACATATAGCTGTTATATACAAGTCAGTAGGTGAGGGTGTGTCACCAGGTCCAGAACTGACCCCTTTTATAACTGTGTCAGTTTGGATGTTCGACTCTACGCTGATGACGCTGTTGTTCACACGTATGAACGACCAGCAGAGCGAGCTGCTGTGAAGCTGCAACTGCTAAAACATGATGACATGGAGGCTTCATCAGTCAGGTTTAGGGTTGAATGTTGGCAAAATGATGggtgtgtttattgtttctAATCCAATAATAGGCCATGAAACTTTTACAGCTTTATCGAGACGAAATGGATTGTTATAGTTACTGACTAGACTAATATTCATGTTccacagaatatacagaatcacaaaatacatcacaaaGAAATATAGAAGTTATATATGACATTCACACTCAAGTCCTACCTGAAAACACACTTAGAATGGGGACAaactaaacacattaaacagaaaaactgatttTGCATCTATATTAAAAAGGATTcttaaataatcaatgaaactgctaaaatgaaagaaaacgtgtttgaggtgatgaagtgggatcagagcagactgcagcaggttgaacattttatttcagcttgtCAGTTCTGACTTGAGCTGTTTCTCTCACTGATTAATACCACAGATCAAAGCTGAGACAGTGAGTACTGAGCGCTGAAGTCAAACTGAAGTTCCTGGAATGATCCTTTAACAAGAGTCCATGATTGTAACTGTCGCCGTGTTACTAATGTGAAAAAGCGCAGCTGACggtgaggaggctgcagagcagaaaccCACACAGCCCGTCTGCTGCAGGAAACCAAGTGTTGATtctctgtcaacagttttttaTGAGTCCTAATAACCACTGAGAGCAGATTCATATCTGCTGCTCTTCACACCCATgaactcttcctctctgcagctttttctctttttctcagagGTGAACTTTACAGTTTAGACTTGGTGCTGACGAGAGCCAACAAGTCCTCACACAAACATCCCGAAAGGGTTCTTTTAGAATAGATTATAttaggagctgcaggagctaaACTCAGTAAATCAGCATCAGGTTTGTTcttgttcacattttcacagcaaagagttttctgatgtgaaataaaaataatgttttcacagtttttctatttacagcaacaataatgtaactgtacaagaaaacacagtaaattctgtgtgttgtttaatATAATAAGTTATTTAGCAGAAAATATCTGTATAAATGATGAATAGTTTGTGTGACGAAGACTCTGTCACAGATTGTGGACGGCACATGTTTCAGGGTCTGAAGCAGAGCTGATATATAGTGCTGGCTTATATAGAAGCTACAGAGGTCCagtgcaggtgtgctgatggtgGAAGGTACCATCTCTAACCAGGTTATAGGTGATGTTACCTAACAGATGAAGCTGTGTCAAAGCTTTGGGGTTTATTTAAGGCCTTTGACTGGGAAGTGGTGATGCCTATAAGTAGGGatattgtgtgatatttttgattcaggtaagaactggcagtgaagctgattgtttaaagggaagataattgattgatcagcggttggttggtccagggggaggggcttaacatttataagcctCTGGCCACCAAAGCTCACGAGGAGTCAGCGGAgtcag
Protein-coding sequences here:
- the LOC139214665 gene encoding immunoglobulin lambda-1 light chain-like, with product MLFLPAAALCCVSTALVAMAAELIQDDLTLTSRVGEKVSFSCEGTDQCDTSYVLWYQKTDTGTFTRILHIDKNNGGVDSGYNHPQKNDFSAVKKQKGWELQIQRVNVSHSASYYCSCGKDVPHRYVYLIFGSGTKLYVTGEQVVKPVVSLYPVTSRAQQEGKSSLLCVASGMFPPLVQFSWKRQMENCPPVELEDAEGEQLKLSESGCTGRIIEIDREALSTFKYHCSVKHEGGTVERIREGLTFLFYSSSVSGPATSPPPSPPPSPSPSPPTSPPSSPPASASFQSQCRVKLLLLLSTVLIVKSLVYCCGLCLLMICRNKRPSTNCTNAD